One Lactobacillus crispatus DNA segment encodes these proteins:
- a CDS encoding beta-galactosidase small subunit has protein sequence MAYTNNLHIIYGDATLGINTPDKQYIFSYEKGGLESLKIKGKEWFYRVPTPTFWRATTDNDRGNGFNLKAAQWLGADMFSHCTEIQLKVDQHDFADLPIAPLNNQFSNHEYASKVEITFIYETLTIPKTKVEITYQINNNGHVTIKMRYFGKKDLPPLPVIGMRFIIPTLASGFEYEGLSGETYPDRMAGASAGSFKIKGLPVTKYLVPQENGMHMQTHQLKITRNTTLNNADHSNEDFDLTVEQTDKPFNFSCLPYTAEELENATHIEELPLARRTVLVIAGAVRGVGGIDSWGSNVEDQYQIDPSQDHEFSFKLL, from the coding sequence ATGGCTTACACAAATAATTTACATATAATCTATGGGGATGCTACTTTAGGCATTAATACCCCAGATAAGCAATATATTTTCAGCTATGAAAAAGGTGGCTTAGAGTCTTTAAAAATTAAGGGTAAAGAATGGTTTTATCGCGTTCCTACCCCAACCTTTTGGCGTGCAACTACTGATAACGATCGCGGCAACGGTTTCAACTTAAAAGCAGCTCAATGGCTCGGCGCCGATATGTTTAGCCACTGTACTGAAATTCAGCTCAAAGTTGATCAACATGATTTTGCAGATTTGCCAATCGCTCCACTCAACAACCAATTTTCTAATCATGAGTACGCAAGTAAAGTCGAAATTACTTTTATTTATGAAACTTTAACTATTCCAAAAACAAAAGTTGAAATTACTTACCAAATTAACAATAATGGTCATGTTACAATTAAGATGCGTTATTTTGGTAAAAAAGATTTACCACCGCTTCCAGTAATTGGAATGCGCTTTATCATACCAACTCTAGCTAGTGGCTTTGAATATGAAGGCTTATCTGGTGAGACTTATCCTGATCGGATGGCTGGAGCCAGTGCTGGCTCTTTTAAAATTAAGGGATTGCCAGTAACCAAATACCTAGTGCCACAGGAAAATGGGATGCACATGCAAACGCATCAACTCAAAATCACTAGAAATACTACGCTCAACAATGCTGATCATTCTAATGAGGATTTTGACCTCACCGTTGAGCAAACTGATAAGCCATTCAACTTCAGTTGCCTTCCCTACACAGCAGAAGAACTAGAAAATGCAACTCATATTGAAGAACTGCCATTAGCCCGCAGAACTGTTTTGGTAATTGCTGGTGCTGTCCGCGGTGTTGGCGGCATTGACAGTTGGGGCAGCAATGTTGAAGATCAATATCAAATCGACCCAAGTCAAGATCATGAATTTTCATTTAAATTGCTTTAA
- a CDS encoding LacI family DNA-binding transcriptional regulator — protein sequence MTTIKEIAQESGYSSATVSRLLNNDPNLSITADTKNKILEIANKLGYWKDHQEKKIRPTIALLYRVNHEEQLQDEYFTSLKQALISTVEAESLQMKTFYDADDLIKHASLFQGFIGVGAAPIENETLKKLHEVLPNGVFVDTNPAPELFDSIRPNLTLTVKNAIDLFLDKGYQRIGFIGGVGPKHDHIQEVDVRATAFAEYIKVRGKSDELMFVNGPFSVANGYKLGKEVLAKCKNKLPDAFLIASDTLAVGVLQAFNENNVNVPKDTAILSINNSNVVKYVSPPLSSYNIDQQEMIDMALNMLTNLIIQPNRAHIDVNMNTNLVVRKSFVPKK from the coding sequence ATGACAACAATTAAAGAAATAGCACAAGAATCAGGGTATTCTTCAGCTACGGTTTCGCGCTTATTAAATAATGATCCTAATTTGTCAATTACGGCTGATACTAAGAACAAAATTTTAGAAATTGCCAATAAATTGGGCTATTGGAAGGATCATCAGGAGAAGAAGATTCGTCCAACAATTGCGTTACTATACCGAGTAAATCATGAAGAGCAACTGCAAGATGAATATTTTACTTCATTAAAGCAAGCGCTGATTTCAACAGTAGAAGCAGAGTCGCTGCAGATGAAGACTTTTTATGATGCAGATGATTTGATCAAGCATGCGTCTCTTTTTCAAGGCTTTATTGGAGTTGGCGCAGCTCCGATTGAAAATGAAACGCTTAAGAAGTTACATGAGGTTCTGCCTAACGGTGTTTTTGTCGATACTAATCCAGCGCCTGAATTATTTGATTCCATTCGCCCAAATTTAACGCTGACAGTAAAAAATGCAATTGATCTTTTTCTCGATAAAGGATATCAGCGCATTGGTTTTATAGGTGGCGTTGGGCCTAAGCATGATCATATTCAAGAAGTAGATGTACGTGCCACCGCTTTTGCGGAGTATATCAAGGTGAGAGGCAAAAGTGATGAATTGATGTTTGTTAATGGCCCGTTTAGCGTTGCTAATGGCTATAAGTTGGGAAAAGAGGTACTGGCTAAATGCAAAAATAAATTGCCTGATGCATTTTTAATTGCTTCGGATACTTTGGCAGTTGGAGTTTTGCAAGCTTTTAATGAGAACAATGTTAATGTGCCAAAAGATACTGCAATTTTAAGTATTAATAATAGTAATGTGGTTAAGTATGTTTCACCGCCACTTTCTTCTTATAATATTGATCAACAAGAGATGATTGATATGGCATTAAATATGCTAACGAATCTGATTATTCAACCTAATCGGGCACACATTGATGTAAATATGAATACTAATTTAGTTGTGCGCAAGAGTTTTGTGCCTAAGAAGTAA
- a CDS encoding galactokinase: protein MNKEELLKEYETTFGEKGKDVFFSPGRINVIGEHTDYNGGHVFPAAISLGVYGVYGPREDKKVCLFSGNVDGDIVEFDIDDTTVEKDDRFWANYFKGMITYLREKYDNIDHGFNLYIKANLPSGSGLSSSAAIEMLMGIILKDEFNLDVDRIALAKMGQRTENEFVGLNSGIMDQFACIMGKKDSAIFLDCNTLDYEYKPLALGDYEIIIMATNKPHTLADSAYNDRVRECHDAVKKLQAKLDIKTLGELDNDTFDEYAYLINNETEIKRARHAVSENQRTLRATKAMQDGDLKKLGRLIDASHVSLHYDYEVTGQELDALAEASWAQPGVLGARMIGGGFGGSAIAIVKKDQAEAFKKNVGKIYRDKIGYDASFYDAEIVDGTKRI, encoded by the coding sequence ATGAATAAGGAAGAATTACTTAAAGAATATGAGACAACTTTTGGTGAAAAAGGTAAGGATGTCTTTTTCTCACCTGGTCGAATCAACGTGATCGGTGAACACACTGACTACAATGGTGGTCATGTTTTCCCAGCTGCAATTAGTTTGGGTGTTTATGGTGTTTACGGCCCAAGAGAGGATAAAAAAGTTTGCTTGTTTTCTGGCAATGTTGATGGCGATATCGTGGAATTCGATATTGACGACACAACTGTTGAGAAAGATGATCGCTTTTGGGCTAACTACTTCAAGGGCATGATTACGTACTTACGTGAAAAATATGACAACATTGATCATGGTTTTAATCTTTATATCAAAGCCAATTTACCATCAGGTTCAGGGCTATCATCAAGTGCTGCCATTGAAATGCTAATGGGCATTATTTTAAAGGATGAATTTAACTTAGATGTTGACCGGATTGCTTTAGCCAAGATGGGTCAAAGAACAGAGAATGAATTTGTTGGCTTGAATTCAGGGATTATGGATCAATTTGCCTGCATTATGGGTAAAAAAGATAGTGCTATCTTCCTCGATTGCAATACATTAGATTATGAGTATAAGCCACTCGCTTTAGGCGATTACGAAATTATTATTATGGCAACTAACAAGCCACATACCTTAGCCGATTCTGCTTATAATGATCGTGTTCGTGAATGTCATGATGCAGTGAAGAAGTTGCAGGCTAAGTTAGATATTAAGACTTTAGGTGAGCTTGATAATGATACTTTTGATGAATATGCATATCTGATTAATAATGAAACTGAAATTAAGCGTGCTCGTCATGCTGTTAGTGAAAACCAAAGAACTTTGCGGGCAACAAAGGCCATGCAAGATGGAGATTTGAAAAAATTGGGACGTTTGATTGATGCTTCACACGTTTCACTTCATTACGATTATGAAGTAACTGGTCAAGAACTAGATGCTTTAGCTGAAGCTTCATGGGCTCAACCTGGCGTCTTGGGTGCAAGAATGATTGGCGGTGGCTTCGGTGGTAGTGCCATTGCAATCGTCAAGAAAGACCAAGCTGAGGCATTTAAGAAAAATGTTGGCAAGATTTACCGCGACAAGATCGGTTACGATGCCAGCTTCTATGATGCGGAAATTGTTGATGGAACTAAGAGAATTTAA
- a CDS encoding PTS sugar transporter subunit IIA, translating to MTHSDKSGKQILSYASFCLGNLGHSAFYGVMSTYFIIFITSSMFSGLNQSVADKLIGLITGLMVVIRIAELVIDPILGNIVDNTKTRWGKFKPWILIGTLVSAALLLVLFTGIFGLAQKSWILFAILFVLIYISFDVFYSLSDVSYWGMVPALSEDSHARGIYTSLGAFSGTIGWNGLTIIVVPLVTAVTYAVTGKHEEGAPGWLAFAAVISALAIVCALIVCFGTKEKHNIIRNSAKQKTTLRQVFGAIFHNDQILWPSLAYLLYSLAYVITNGVLFYMYKFVIGKPNDFWVVGVIATIIGFCISPMFPILNKYIPRKWLFIAGQTCMVLAYVLFIFGRDNVFLMDLGLVLLNINFAQLVTVLTLTDAIEYGQLKNGQRNEAVVLAVRPMIDKFTGAVSNALVGYVAIAAGMTGSATAADMTAHDISTFNMMALYIPLTLAVLSIVVFLTKVTLSEKKHAEVVEELKDQLAEGKIEKNESNTQVRPQDQTIYAPADGKLMKMAEVIDEDGKPFPGKGFAIKPDSGNIYAPFDGVVRFTFGTKHAFEIVSNNGLQVVVHVGLGTVNLRGEGFETYYDDGQKVKKGDLLLEFDRDLALKNGYQDTVVTFYTQPGRIVKSSEIEPGKIVEHGEKVLDVQFK from the coding sequence ATGACACACAGTGACAAGTCAGGGAAGCAGATTCTTTCCTACGCATCATTCTGTTTGGGTAACTTAGGTCACTCGGCTTTTTATGGTGTGATGAGTACATATTTTATTATTTTTATTACTAGCAGCATGTTCAGCGGACTTAATCAGTCCGTTGCAGATAAGCTGATCGGCTTAATTACAGGATTGATGGTTGTAATTAGAATTGCTGAATTGGTAATTGATCCTATTCTAGGAAATATAGTTGATAATACTAAAACTAGATGGGGCAAATTCAAACCTTGGATTTTAATTGGTACTTTAGTAAGTGCCGCCTTATTATTAGTTTTGTTTACTGGCATTTTTGGATTAGCACAAAAAAGTTGGATTCTCTTTGCGATTTTATTTGTACTAATTTATATCAGTTTTGATGTATTTTATTCATTATCTGATGTTTCTTATTGGGGCATGGTACCAGCTTTAAGTGAAGATTCACATGCACGTGGTATTTATACTTCTTTAGGTGCCTTTTCAGGAACAATTGGTTGGAACGGATTAACAATTATTGTTGTTCCATTAGTTACAGCTGTGACTTATGCGGTAACTGGTAAACATGAGGAAGGTGCACCAGGTTGGTTAGCATTTGCGGCAGTAATTTCAGCTTTAGCAATTGTATGTGCCTTGATTGTTTGTTTCGGTACTAAAGAAAAGCACAATATTATTAGAAACTCAGCTAAGCAAAAGACTACTTTACGTCAAGTATTCGGTGCTATTTTCCATAACGATCAGATTTTATGGCCAAGTTTAGCATACTTGCTTTACTCATTAGCATATGTAATTACCAATGGTGTTTTGTTCTATATGTATAAATTCGTTATTGGTAAGCCAAATGACTTCTGGGTAGTTGGTGTTATTGCAACAATTATCGGTTTCTGTATTAGTCCAATGTTCCCAATTCTGAACAAATACATTCCAAGAAAATGGTTATTCATCGCTGGACAAACTTGCATGGTTTTAGCTTATGTTTTGTTTATTTTCGGCAGAGACAACGTATTTTTGATGGACTTGGGCTTGGTTCTTTTAAACATTAACTTTGCTCAATTGGTAACTGTTTTAACATTAACTGACGCAATTGAATATGGACAACTTAAGAATGGTCAAAGAAATGAAGCTGTTGTTTTAGCTGTTCGGCCGATGATTGATAAGTTTACCGGTGCGGTTTCTAATGCTTTAGTTGGTTATGTTGCAATTGCTGCTGGGATGACCGGTTCTGCAACTGCTGCAGACATGACTGCTCATGATATTAGCACCTTTAATATGATGGCATTATATATCCCACTTACTTTGGCAGTCTTATCAATCGTAGTCTTTTTGACTAAGGTAACTTTATCTGAAAAGAAACATGCCGAAGTGGTTGAAGAACTAAAAGATCAACTTGCAGAAGGTAAGATTGAAAAGAATGAATCTAATACTCAAGTTAGACCTCAAGATCAGACTATCTATGCTCCTGCAGACGGTAAGTTAATGAAGATGGCAGAAGTAATTGACGAAGATGGTAAGCCATTCCCAGGAAAGGGTTTTGCAATTAAACCAGATTCAGGCAATATTTATGCTCCATTTGATGGTGTAGTTAGGTTCACTTTTGGTACTAAGCATGCTTTTGAAATTGTTTCAAATAATGGTTTACAAGTAGTTGTTCATGTCGGCTTAGGTACAGTTAACTTGCGCGGTGAAGGCTTTGAAACTTATTATGATGATGGTCAAAAGGTAAAAAAAGGTGACTTGCTGTTAGAGTTTGATCGTGATTTAGCTCTTAAGAATGGCTATCAGGACACTGTAGTTACCTTCTATACACAACCAGGACGAATTGTAAAATCTAGTGAAATTGAACCTGGTAAGATTGTTGAGCATGGTGAAAAAGTATTAGATGTACAATTTAAGTAG
- a CDS encoding glycoside hydrolase family 2 TIM barrel-domain containing protein gives MKANLSWLDDPEVFRVNQVPAHSDHPYFKNYREWQKQTSSFVQSLNGDWCFKFSANPQTRPVDFFKTDFDSSSFDHIPVPSEIELNNYAQNQYINTLFPWEGKIYRRPAYTINQKATDSFSKGADNTVGSYIKHFDLNSTLRGRDVHIVFEGVERAMYVWLNGHFVGYAEDSFTPSEFDLTPYIKNKNNILAVEVFKHSTASFLEDQDMFRFSGIFRSVELLGLPETHLTDLDLKPEVTNNYQDGIFNAQLHFTGKNTGSVHLFVEDINGKTLLEKKAPISLTIKIEKELFKNVHLWDNHDPYLYQLIIEVHAENGDLLELIPYQFGFRKIEINSDKVVLLNGQRLIINGVNRHEWNMKRGRSITLTDMKQDIHAFKENNINAVRTCHYPNQIPWYYLCDQNGIYVMAENNLESHGTWQKMGQVEPLDNVPGSIPEWREAVIDRARNNYETLKNHTAILFWSLGNESYAGENIAAMNKFYKAHDHSRLTHYEGVVHTPELKDKISDLESWMYLPPKDVEEYLKNKPQKPFLECEYMHDMGNSDGGMGSYIKLLDQYPQYLGGFIWDFIDQALLVHDPVSNQDVLRYGGDFDDRHSDYEFSGDGLMFADRTPKPAMQEVKYYYGLHK, from the coding sequence ATGAAAGCAAATCTTAGCTGGCTTGATGACCCCGAAGTTTTCCGCGTTAATCAAGTTCCTGCCCACAGCGATCATCCCTATTTCAAGAACTATCGCGAATGGCAAAAGCAAACTAGTAGTTTTGTTCAAAGTTTAAATGGTGACTGGTGTTTTAAGTTTTCAGCTAATCCACAAACACGACCCGTTGATTTCTTTAAAACAGATTTCGATTCTTCATCATTTGATCACATTCCAGTCCCAAGTGAAATTGAGCTAAATAATTACGCTCAAAATCAATATATTAATACGCTCTTTCCGTGGGAAGGAAAAATTTATCGTCGACCTGCTTACACAATCAACCAAAAAGCTACCGACTCTTTTAGCAAAGGTGCAGATAACACAGTTGGCTCTTACATTAAGCATTTTGACTTAAATTCCACTTTGCGAGGTCGTGATGTTCACATTGTTTTTGAAGGAGTTGAGCGAGCAATGTATGTTTGGCTCAATGGTCATTTTGTTGGTTACGCCGAAGACAGTTTCACTCCTTCAGAATTTGATCTAACACCTTACATTAAAAACAAAAACAATATTTTAGCAGTTGAAGTTTTCAAACATAGCACTGCCTCTTTCTTGGAAGACCAGGATATGTTCCGTTTTTCTGGCATTTTTCGTTCAGTTGAATTGCTCGGCCTACCTGAGACGCATTTAACCGATCTCGATTTAAAACCAGAAGTTACAAATAATTACCAAGATGGAATCTTTAATGCTCAATTGCACTTTACAGGCAAAAATACTGGCTCAGTTCACTTGTTCGTAGAAGATATTAATGGCAAAACTCTACTTGAGAAAAAAGCACCAATCAGCTTAACCATAAAAATTGAAAAAGAATTATTCAAAAATGTGCATCTTTGGGATAACCATGACCCATATTTGTACCAACTAATTATTGAAGTTCACGCTGAAAATGGTGATTTACTTGAACTAATTCCTTACCAATTCGGCTTTAGAAAAATCGAAATTAATTCTGACAAGGTTGTTTTATTAAATGGTCAACGTCTAATTATTAATGGGGTCAATCGGCATGAATGGAATATGAAGCGTGGCCGCAGCATCACTTTAACTGATATGAAACAAGATATACATGCTTTTAAAGAAAATAACATCAATGCGGTTAGAACTTGCCATTATCCTAATCAGATTCCCTGGTACTATCTCTGCGATCAAAATGGAATCTATGTCATGGCTGAAAATAATCTCGAATCACATGGTACTTGGCAAAAGATGGGACAAGTTGAACCTTTAGATAATGTTCCCGGTTCTATTCCTGAATGGCGTGAAGCTGTAATTGACCGTGCCCGCAACAATTATGAAACTTTAAAAAACCATACCGCCATTCTCTTCTGGTCTCTTGGCAATGAATCATATGCCGGAGAAAACATTGCGGCTATGAATAAATTTTATAAAGCACACGATCATAGTCGCCTGACCCACTATGAAGGCGTGGTTCATACGCCAGAATTAAAGGACAAGATTTCTGATCTTGAAAGCTGGATGTATTTACCACCAAAAGATGTTGAAGAATATCTTAAAAATAAGCCTCAAAAGCCATTTTTAGAATGCGAATATATGCATGATATGGGTAATTCTGATGGTGGCATGGGTTCCTACATTAAATTGCTTGACCAATACCCACAATATTTAGGCGGCTTTATTTGGGACTTCATCGACCAAGCGCTATTAGTACATGATCCAGTTAGCAACCAAGACGTGTTGCGTTATGGTGGTGATTTCGATGACCGCCATTCCGACTATGAATTTTCAGGAGATGGCTTGATGTTCGCCGATCGTACGCCAAAACCAGCAATGCAGGAGGTTAAATACTACTATGGCTTACACAAATAA
- a CDS encoding MIP/aquaporin family protein has translation MSGFIGEFFGTLVLIVLGTGCGAAINLQKSYAKGASWLYVTIAWGMAVTFGVYVAASLGSQGHLNPAVTIGFAIFGFFPWSEVGPYLLGQFLGAFVGAALVAIQFYPHFKATKTSEAGNNVGIFATAPAIKNNLFNFLSETIATFIFVFALLNLGDFDKGLKPIAVGLLIMVVGQALGGTTGFALNPARDWSPRLAYTVLPIPNKSSANWSYAWVPMVGPIAGGILAAGLQYLLK, from the coding sequence ATGTCAGGATTCATAGGAGAGTTCTTTGGAACTTTAGTCTTAATTGTTTTGGGCACTGGTTGTGGTGCTGCAATTAATTTGCAAAAATCGTATGCTAAAGGCGCTAGCTGGCTTTATGTAACTATTGCTTGGGGCATGGCCGTTACATTCGGTGTTTATGTTGCTGCCAGTCTTGGTTCACAGGGGCACTTGAATCCCGCGGTTACCATTGGCTTTGCTATTTTTGGCTTTTTCCCATGGAGCGAAGTTGGACCATACTTGCTGGGTCAATTTTTAGGTGCCTTTGTCGGTGCAGCTTTAGTAGCAATTCAGTTTTATCCTCATTTTAAGGCAACTAAAACATCAGAAGCAGGAAACAATGTTGGGATTTTTGCTACTGCACCAGCGATTAAGAACAATTTATTTAATTTCTTAAGTGAAACGATAGCAACTTTTATCTTTGTTTTTGCGTTACTTAACTTAGGTGATTTTGATAAAGGATTAAAGCCGATTGCGGTTGGTCTATTGATCATGGTTGTCGGTCAAGCTCTTGGCGGAACTACTGGATTCGCATTGAATCCTGCTCGTGATTGGTCGCCAAGATTAGCATATACAGTTTTACCTATTCCTAATAAGTCGTCGGCTAATTGGAGTTACGCTTGGGTGCCAATGGTCGGACCGATTGCCGGCGGTATTTTGGCCGCGGGATTGCAATACTTGCTTAAATAA
- a CDS encoding beta-galactosidase has translation MTQLKRFLYGGDYNPDQWPEDTWSEDIKVFKKADLNSATINVFSWSLLESREGQYDFSKLDKIIQELSDANFDIVLATSTAAMPAWMFKKYPDVARVDYQGRRHVFGARHNFCPNSKNYQVLASKLVEKIAERYSNNPHIAVWHVNNEYGGNCYCENCQNAFRTWLKSKYQTLDNLNEAWNMNVWSHTIHDWDEIVVPNELGDAWGPEGSETIVAGLSIDYLRFQSDSLQNLFQMEKSIIKKYDPHTPVTTNFHGLPNKMVDYQKWAKDQDIISYDSYPTYDAPKYLPAFLYDLMRSLKHQPFMLMESAPSQVNWQPYSPLKRPGQMAATELQAVAHGADTVQFFQLKQAVGGSEKFHSAVIAHSQRTDTRVFHELEDLGKKLKNIGPTVLGSKTKARAAIVFDWDNFWSYEYVDGISQDFNYMESILDYYRQFYERNIPTDVISVDDDFSQYDLVVAPVLYMVKAGLSEKINAYVKNGGNFVTTYMSGMVNDSDNVYLGGYPGPLKDITGIWVEESDAIVPGHKTTVSLNGKDYKAGLVCDLIHPENAKVLAKYSNEFYAGTAAVTENKYGQGKAWYVGTKLDHIGLTQLFNHIVLTANVESLVGDSHNLEVTKRVTQSRQELYFVLNMSNEERKLPQKFVEYQNILTGQQAHDQMKAWDVQILVK, from the coding sequence ATGACACAGTTAAAACGTTTTTTATATGGTGGGGACTATAACCCAGATCAATGGCCAGAAGACACTTGGTCAGAAGATATTAAAGTTTTTAAAAAAGCGGATTTAAATTCTGCTACAATTAATGTTTTTTCTTGGAGTTTGCTTGAGTCAAGAGAAGGCCAATATGATTTTTCAAAATTAGATAAAATTATTCAAGAATTGTCTGATGCAAATTTTGATATTGTACTTGCTACTTCTACTGCTGCGATGCCAGCTTGGATGTTTAAAAAATATCCTGATGTAGCACGCGTTGACTATCAAGGACGCCGGCACGTCTTTGGTGCACGTCATAACTTTTGCCCCAATAGTAAGAATTATCAAGTTTTAGCTAGTAAATTAGTCGAGAAAATTGCCGAAAGATATAGTAATAACCCTCATATTGCTGTTTGGCATGTGAATAATGAATATGGCGGCAATTGCTACTGTGAAAATTGTCAAAATGCTTTTCGTACTTGGCTCAAGAGTAAATATCAAACACTAGATAACCTGAATGAGGCCTGGAATATGAATGTGTGGAGCCATACTATTCATGATTGGGATGAGATTGTTGTTCCTAATGAGTTAGGAGACGCCTGGGGACCAGAAGGTAGCGAAACCATTGTTGCCGGTTTATCAATTGATTATTTACGTTTTCAATCTGATAGTTTACAAAATCTTTTTCAGATGGAAAAATCAATTATTAAAAAGTATGATCCACATACTCCTGTAACTACTAATTTCCATGGCTTACCTAATAAGATGGTTGATTATCAAAAATGGGCTAAAGATCAAGATATTATTTCTTATGATTCTTACCCAACCTACGATGCACCTAAGTATTTACCAGCATTTTTGTATGACTTAATGCGTAGTTTAAAGCATCAGCCATTTATGTTAATGGAATCTGCACCGTCGCAAGTCAATTGGCAACCATATAGCCCGCTGAAAAGACCAGGTCAGATGGCTGCAACTGAATTGCAGGCTGTGGCACATGGAGCAGATACAGTACAATTCTTCCAATTAAAGCAGGCTGTTGGTGGTTCTGAAAAATTCCATAGTGCAGTAATTGCTCATTCTCAAAGAACAGATACTAGAGTCTTTCATGAACTAGAAGATTTGGGTAAAAAATTAAAAAATATTGGCCCAACTGTTTTAGGCTCTAAAACTAAGGCTAGAGCTGCTATTGTATTTGATTGGGATAACTTCTGGTCATATGAGTACGTTGACGGTATTAGTCAAGATTTTAATTATATGGAATCAATCTTAGATTATTATCGTCAATTTTATGAACGCAATATTCCGACAGATGTAATTAGTGTCGATGATGATTTTAGTCAATATGATTTAGTAGTTGCTCCTGTTTTATACATGGTTAAAGCAGGGCTAAGCGAAAAAATTAATGCTTATGTCAAAAATGGTGGCAACTTTGTCACTACCTATATGTCTGGAATGGTTAACGATAGTGATAATGTTTATCTTGGTGGCTATCCTGGCCCGTTAAAAGATATTACGGGTATTTGGGTTGAAGAAAGCGATGCAATTGTACCAGGACATAAGACAACTGTTTCACTAAATGGCAAGGATTATAAAGCGGGTTTGGTTTGTGACTTGATTCATCCAGAAAATGCAAAAGTTTTAGCAAAGTACTCCAATGAGTTTTATGCAGGAACGGCTGCAGTCACGGAAAATAAATATGGTCAAGGTAAGGCCTGGTATGTTGGTACTAAGTTGGATCACATTGGGTTGACGCAGCTATTCAACCATATTGTTTTGACAGCTAACGTTGAATCATTGGTGGGCGATAGCCATAATCTAGAAGTTACTAAGCGAGTTACTCAGTCTAGGCAAGAATTATACTTTGTTTTAAATATGAGTAATGAAGAAAGAAAATTGCCACAAAAATTTGTAGAGTATCAAAATATTTTAACTGGTCAGCAAGCTCATGATCAAATGAAGGCATGGGATGTACAAATACTTGTTAAATAA
- the galE gene encoding UDP-glucose 4-epimerase GalE, which translates to MKVLVVGGAGYIGSHAVRELVKEGNDVVVLDALYTGHRKAVDSKAKFYQGDIEDTFLVSKILRDEKIDAVMHFAAYSLVPESVKKPLKYYDNNVTGMISLLQAMNDAGVKYLVFSSSAATYGIPKKLPITEDTPLDPINPYGETKMMMEKIMAWADKADGIKYTALRYFNVAGAASDGTIGEDHAPETHLIPNILKSAISGDGKFTIFGDDYDTKDGTNVRDYVQVEDLIDAHILALKHMMETNKSDVFNLGTAQGYSNLEILNAAKKVTGIDIPYTMGPRRGGDPDSLVADSTKARTILGWKPKHESVDDVIATAWNWHKSHPKGYEDK; encoded by the coding sequence ATGAAAGTTTTAGTTGTCGGTGGTGCGGGTTATATCGGCTCACACGCTGTACGCGAATTAGTTAAAGAAGGCAATGATGTTGTTGTCTTAGATGCTTTATATACTGGTCACAGAAAGGCTGTAGATTCTAAGGCTAAGTTTTACCAAGGCGATATTGAAGATACTTTTTTGGTAAGCAAAATTTTACGTGATGAAAAGATTGATGCTGTAATGCACTTTGCAGCATATTCATTAGTTCCAGAGTCAGTTAAAAAGCCACTTAAGTACTATGACAATAACGTTACTGGCATGATTTCATTATTACAAGCTATGAATGACGCTGGTGTTAAATACTTAGTCTTCTCTTCAAGTGCTGCAACTTATGGTATTCCTAAGAAATTGCCAATCACCGAAGACACCCCACTTGATCCAATCAACCCATATGGTGAAACCAAGATGATGATGGAAAAGATCATGGCTTGGGCTGATAAAGCTGATGGTATTAAGTACACTGCTCTTCGCTACTTCAACGTTGCTGGTGCTGCAAGTGATGGCACAATCGGTGAAGATCACGCACCAGAAACACACTTGATTCCAAATATTTTGAAGAGTGCAATTTCTGGGGATGGTAAGTTTACTATCTTTGGTGATGACTATGACACTAAGGACGGTACCAACGTTCGTGACTACGTTCAAGTTGAAGATTTAATTGATGCTCATATTTTGGCACTGAAACATATGATGGAGACTAATAAGTCAGATGTCTTTAACTTGGGTACTGCTCAAGGTTACTCCAACCTTGAAATTTTGAACGCTGCTAAAAAAGTAACAGGGATTGATATTCCTTACACAATGGGTCCACGTCGTGGCGGTGACCCTGACTCTTTGGTTGCTGATTCAACCAAAGCAAGAACTATTTTGGGCTGGAAGCCAAAGCATGAAAGTGTTGATGACGTTATCGCAACTGCTTGGAACTGGCACAAGAGTCACCCAAAGGGCTACGAAGACAAGTAA